From one Candidatus Nanopelagicales bacterium genomic stretch:
- a CDS encoding vitamin K epoxide reductase family protein, with the protein MHQQQAAVTAATDDGRDADGYGFAPAPRRHVGTYLEMLASSVLGLVASLVLAIDAVTLAADPSATFSCDISSTISCSTVALSWQAQLLGFPNAFLGLIFEPIVITVALASLGGTRFPRWFRIGVQALYTIAVFFAWWLFTQAYFVIGALCPWCLLITATTTLVFTSMTRTNILDGVFTFGRWTERVKFWVRAGADIWFAVLVIGIVAAMVVAKYL; encoded by the coding sequence GTGCACCAGCAGCAGGCGGCGGTGACCGCCGCCACCGACGACGGCCGCGACGCGGACGGCTACGGCTTCGCACCGGCCCCCCGACGCCACGTCGGGACGTACCTGGAGATGCTGGCCTCCTCGGTCCTCGGGCTGGTCGCGTCGTTGGTTCTGGCCATCGACGCCGTCACGCTGGCCGCGGACCCGAGCGCCACGTTCTCCTGTGACATCTCGTCCACCATCTCCTGCAGCACGGTGGCCCTGTCCTGGCAGGCCCAGCTGCTCGGGTTCCCCAACGCGTTCCTCGGGCTGATCTTCGAGCCGATCGTCATCACCGTGGCCCTGGCCAGCCTCGGGGGGACGCGGTTCCCGCGGTGGTTCCGGATCGGGGTGCAGGCGCTCTACACGATCGCGGTCTTCTTCGCCTGGTGGCTGTTCACCCAGGCGTACTTCGTCATCGGCGCACTGTGCCCGTGGTGCCTGCTCATCACCGCGACGACCACCCTGGTCTTCACCTCGATGACGCGGACCAACATCCTGGACGGGGTGTTCACGTTCGGCCGGTGGACGGAACGGGTCAAGTTCTGGGTGCGCGCGGGCGCCGACATCTGGTTCGCCGTCCTGGTGATCGGCATCGTTGCCGCGATGGTCGTGGCCAAGTACCTCTGA
- a CDS encoding DUF2079 domain-containing protein encodes MSRRDRAWAAAPFVVSTAAFVLYAVYSVSRHAQFETAGHDLGIFAVAVQKYAAFQLPVVPLQGLDTVLLGDHFHPILAALAPLWWVAPTPVTLLVAQAALVAASILPVWRFTARRLTPPQTLLVAVGYALSWPLQAVIDYDFHEVAFAVPIIAWTIDLVDRERYGPALAVGCTLLLVREDMFLVVLMLGLLLLLRRRYALAATAVGAAVAGYVIAVLWVIPAFAPSGTYRHLTLGAFGPDLPSALAAMMSDPVRTLTTLVTPDVKWQTLLWLFAPLAFLSLGSPYVLLALPLVVTRFFSEREELWTHQFHYSATVAPILVLAAVDTVARLAQRFDRLRFLSWALPAVMAVTAVVGTVAIPSAYPFHRLVVGDAFERTAHMDAMRAALDLIPTGVCVEADDRALPHLTRNAVVTLPGTTQGLATWMLLDLTRPDVGWRDLTPESVMRDALGDGFRVVSSEDGIVVLHREGPVDPRCAVDVRS; translated from the coding sequence GTGAGCCGACGCGACCGAGCCTGGGCGGCCGCACCGTTCGTCGTCAGCACCGCCGCGTTCGTCCTGTACGCGGTCTACTCGGTCTCCCGGCACGCGCAGTTCGAGACCGCCGGGCACGACCTGGGCATCTTCGCGGTGGCGGTGCAGAAGTACGCCGCGTTCCAGCTGCCGGTCGTACCGCTGCAGGGCCTGGACACGGTGCTGCTCGGAGACCACTTCCATCCGATCCTGGCGGCCCTCGCGCCGCTGTGGTGGGTCGCGCCGACGCCGGTGACGCTGCTGGTCGCTCAGGCGGCGCTCGTCGCCGCGTCGATCCTGCCCGTCTGGCGCTTCACCGCGCGTCGACTCACGCCACCGCAGACCCTGCTGGTCGCCGTCGGGTACGCGCTGTCCTGGCCGCTGCAGGCGGTGATCGACTACGACTTCCACGAGGTCGCGTTCGCGGTTCCGATCATCGCCTGGACCATCGACTTGGTTGACCGCGAGCGGTACGGGCCCGCGCTGGCCGTCGGCTGCACCCTGCTCCTGGTGCGCGAGGACATGTTCCTCGTCGTGCTGATGCTGGGACTCCTGCTGCTCCTGCGCCGCCGCTACGCACTGGCCGCCACGGCGGTGGGGGCCGCGGTGGCCGGCTACGTGATCGCGGTGCTGTGGGTGATCCCCGCGTTCGCCCCGAGCGGGACGTATCGGCACCTCACCCTCGGAGCCTTCGGCCCGGACCTGCCATCCGCGCTGGCCGCGATGATGTCCGACCCCGTACGCACCCTGACGACCCTCGTCACTCCGGACGTGAAGTGGCAGACGCTGCTGTGGCTGTTCGCCCCGCTCGCGTTCCTCAGCCTCGGGTCGCCGTACGTCCTGCTCGCGCTCCCCCTCGTGGTGACCCGGTTCTTCAGCGAGCGGGAGGAACTGTGGACCCACCAGTTCCACTACTCGGCGACGGTGGCACCGATCCTGGTGCTGGCGGCCGTCGACACCGTCGCCCGACTGGCTCAGCGGTTCGATCGGCTGCGGTTCCTGTCCTGGGCCCTCCCGGCCGTGATGGCCGTGACGGCGGTCGTCGGCACCGTTGCGATTCCCTCCGCCTACCCGTTCCACCGCCTGGTCGTGGGCGACGCGTTCGAGCGCACGGCCCACATGGACGCCATGCGCGCCGCGCTTGACCTCATACCCACGGGTGTCTGCGTGGAGGCAGACGACCGGGCACTCCCCCACCTGACCCGCAACGCCGTCGTCACGCTCCCGGGGACGACACAGGGGTTGGCCACCTGGATGCTCCTTGACCTGACCCGACCGGACGTGGGCTGGAGGGACTTGACTCCGGAGTCAGTTATGCGTGATGCACTGGGCGACGGGTTCCGCGTCGTGTCCTCCGAGGACGGCATCGTCGTGCTGCACCGGGAGGGTCCGGTCGACCCGCGCTGCGCAGTGGACGTCCGTTCCTGA
- a CDS encoding ester cyclase: MSDYKALAQQVYDGMNAGQDIDAWIDRFVAEDFVEHEAMPGMPTGREAPREMFAVFAAALPDYSVTVHELLQDGDKVVARMTFSGTHRGDFMGVPASGNRVEFAAIDIMQFRDDKIVAHWGVTDVAGLMAQMGAGPPQ, from the coding sequence ATGAGTGACTACAAGGCGCTGGCTCAGCAGGTGTACGACGGGATGAACGCGGGCCAGGACATCGACGCCTGGATCGACCGGTTCGTCGCCGAGGACTTCGTCGAACACGAGGCCATGCCGGGCATGCCGACCGGGCGGGAGGCGCCACGCGAGATGTTCGCGGTGTTCGCCGCCGCTCTGCCCGACTACTCGGTCACGGTGCACGAGTTGCTCCAGGACGGCGACAAGGTCGTGGCCCGGATGACGTTCAGCGGTACGCACCGGGGCGACTTCATGGGGGTCCCGGCCAGCGGCAACCGGGTCGAGTTCGCTGCGATCGACATCATGCAGTTCCGCGACGACAAGATCGTGGCCCACTGGGGTGTCACGGACGTGGCCGGCCTGATGGCGCAGATGGGCGCCGGCCCGCCCCAGTAG
- a CDS encoding SDR family NAD(P)-dependent oxidoreductase, which produces MQVNYLGAVRGMQAFLPQLRAAGGVLVVNSALMTRTVLPFNGGYAPSKAALEAWAVALRRELAPQGVDVVIIRAAAIHSALEAKQDADSVPSNAAYPLMRDFIRGGMVQMARVRDNAGADPERVAERVEAALDRTCRRRYRLAGVGAVPIRLLGLLPPALQDAAMHQLITRVAAMGRHQDAGDGSR; this is translated from the coding sequence GTGCAGGTCAACTACCTCGGCGCCGTACGCGGCATGCAGGCGTTCCTGCCGCAGTTGCGCGCCGCCGGAGGAGTGCTCGTCGTCAACTCCGCCCTGATGACTCGTACGGTGCTGCCGTTCAACGGCGGCTATGCGCCCTCCAAGGCGGCGCTGGAGGCCTGGGCCGTCGCGCTGCGACGCGAGCTCGCTCCCCAGGGGGTCGATGTCGTCATCATCCGCGCGGCGGCGATCCATTCGGCCCTGGAGGCCAAGCAGGACGCGGACTCCGTACCCAGCAACGCGGCCTACCCGCTGATGCGCGACTTCATCCGCGGCGGCATGGTCCAGATGGCGCGCGTCCGCGACAACGCGGGTGCCGACCCGGAGCGGGTGGCCGAGCGGGTCGAGGCAGCGTTGGACCGTACGTGTCGGCGGCGCTATCGGCTGGCCGGCGTCGGCGCGGTCCCCATCCGACTGCTCGGACTGCTGCCGCCCGCGCTGCAGGACGCCGCCATGCACCAGCTGATCACCCGGGTCGCCGCGATGGGTCGGCACCAGGACGCCGGTGACGGCAGCCGGTAG
- a CDS encoding HAD family acid phosphatase, whose amino-acid sequence MPVDPGPVAAGRPIVGTGQNLPSLGVTQTYDAGPGFAQQIERYYDSGAVVRDQLAVSRAALAWVADWVDGRCDGHARACKAMVVFDIDDTLLNNFAFYATADPQFSFNQDAYNAFTDRCGQTANAPVRKLYQQLQAMNVTLVVMSGRSDTLRKATRECLRQRGIDGWYKLVLKQPGDTRLASVYKASERRKLVADGYRIVASVGDQVSDMAGGYLKRGFLMPDPMYFIP is encoded by the coding sequence GTGCCCGTCGACCCGGGTCCGGTGGCCGCCGGTCGGCCGATCGTCGGCACCGGCCAGAACCTCCCGTCCCTGGGCGTGACGCAGACGTATGACGCCGGTCCCGGCTTCGCGCAGCAGATCGAGCGCTACTACGACTCCGGCGCGGTGGTGCGTGACCAGCTCGCGGTGTCCCGGGCCGCCCTGGCATGGGTGGCCGACTGGGTGGATGGCAGGTGCGACGGCCACGCGCGCGCCTGCAAGGCGATGGTCGTGTTCGACATCGACGACACCCTGCTGAACAACTTCGCCTTCTACGCAACCGCGGACCCTCAGTTCAGCTTCAACCAGGACGCGTACAACGCCTTCACGGACAGGTGCGGACAGACGGCCAACGCGCCGGTACGCAAGCTCTACCAGCAGCTGCAGGCGATGAACGTGACGCTCGTCGTCATGAGCGGGCGCAGCGACACGCTGCGCAAGGCCACCCGAGAGTGTCTGCGGCAGAGGGGGATCGACGGCTGGTACAAGCTCGTGCTCAAGCAGCCGGGGGACACCCGGCTGGCCTCGGTGTACAAGGCCTCCGAGCGGCGCAAGCTCGTCGCGGACGGTTACCGCATCGTCGCCTCCGTCGGCGACCAGGTCAGCGACATGGCCGGGGGCTACCTCAAGCGAGGGTTCCTGATGCCCGACCCGATGTACTTCATCCCCTGA
- a CDS encoding VanZ family protein: MGFVQRYLQPIGGGVLVFVALALVLVVPYVVVQYRRRGRVGARRTLVEASFLLYLLVAWALVLLPLPTTSAALCADGGAAVNLQPFAWVRDVRNEWAYDGGTLRDLAGNSALWVRVLNLVLLLPLGVYLRRWWRRGFWTTVVAALLLSVLFELTQTTGIWGLYPCAYRSFDVDDLVANTAGAALGWWIAPVVFLLPRRRDDDDRVPLDQRPSVPRRALADAADLLVALVVALPLVLAVGVLASGWSWPAQQVSDVAAMVALAVVLVAVPWAARGSTPGKALLRLRIARADGARAGVARLLLRAVALWGPWVLWIWVVRGVSWPAFDAASAAWQLLVAWGPPLAWALVVSLTVAARADRRGPHDLVARTQVEVRLRRRRSDAVGAPGGTDPSGATDPATPHPPSATE, translated from the coding sequence ATGGGGTTCGTCCAGCGGTACCTGCAGCCGATCGGCGGCGGGGTCCTGGTCTTCGTCGCGCTGGCACTGGTGCTGGTCGTGCCGTACGTCGTGGTGCAGTACCGGCGGCGCGGCCGGGTCGGCGCCCGGCGGACGCTGGTCGAGGCCAGCTTCCTGCTGTACCTGCTGGTGGCCTGGGCGCTCGTGCTGCTGCCGTTGCCGACGACGTCGGCGGCGTTGTGCGCCGACGGCGGGGCGGCGGTCAACCTGCAGCCCTTCGCGTGGGTCCGGGACGTGCGGAACGAGTGGGCGTACGACGGCGGCACGTTGCGTGACCTGGCCGGAAACAGCGCGCTGTGGGTACGAGTGCTCAACCTGGTCCTGTTGCTGCCGCTCGGGGTGTACCTGCGGCGGTGGTGGCGTCGCGGCTTCTGGACCACGGTCGTGGCGGCACTGCTGCTGTCGGTGCTGTTCGAGCTGACCCAGACGACGGGGATCTGGGGGCTGTATCCGTGCGCCTACCGGTCGTTCGACGTCGACGACCTGGTGGCCAACACGGCCGGAGCGGCTCTGGGCTGGTGGATCGCGCCGGTGGTGTTCCTGCTGCCGCGGCGGCGGGATGACGACGACCGGGTGCCGCTGGACCAAAGGCCGTCCGTACCGCGCCGCGCTCTGGCCGACGCCGCCGACCTGCTGGTGGCGCTGGTCGTGGCGCTGCCGCTGGTGCTCGCTGTGGGCGTGCTGGCGTCCGGCTGGTCATGGCCGGCGCAGCAGGTGTCCGACGTCGCGGCGATGGTGGCGCTGGCGGTGGTGCTCGTCGCCGTGCCGTGGGCTGCCCGCGGGTCGACGCCGGGGAAGGCGTTGCTGCGCCTGCGGATCGCTCGCGCGGACGGTGCTCGTGCCGGGGTCGCGCGACTGCTGCTGCGCGCAGTCGCGCTCTGGGGACCGTGGGTTCTCTGGATCTGGGTGGTCCGAGGGGTGAGCTGGCCCGCGTTCGATGCGGCATCCGCGGCATGGCAGCTGCTGGTGGCCTGGGGGCCGCCGCTGGCCTGGGCGCTCGTCGTGTCGCTCACCGTCGCGGCCCGCGCCGACCGCCGCGGTCCGCACGACCTGGTCGCCCGCACCCAGGTCGAGGTCCGCCTGCGTCGCCGTCGCTCCGACGCCGTCGGTGCCCCAGGCGGTACCGATCCGTCCGGTGCAACGGACCCCGCCACACCACACCCACCTTCCGCGACGGAATGA